In Methanobrevibacter arboriphilus JCM 13429 = DSM 1125, the DNA window AACAATTTATCATTAAAAAAATCTATTAAAAGAGCTCCTAAAGGTGCTGTAAATATTATAGATATGGCCGAAATAGCTAATATTAATTCTCCCGAAGCTACTCCTGCAGCTAAAGGAACTGCTCCAATAGTAGCTTGTACATTCGCTTTTGGAATATAAGAAGTCATGCAAAATATTTTTTCTTTATTGTTTAACCCAGATCCAGCTAAAGCCATAAATACTCCTCCAAATCTAGCTATTAATCCCATACATATAACAAATATTCCAACTATTATAACTGGTGCAAATAAGCCTTCAGGAGTTTCAATTAACAAAGGAAGTTCCAATTGAGCTCCGAGAAGTACAAAAATAACAATTTCTGCAACTATCCATAAATTTGAATATCTATTTGATAAACCTAATGCAACTTTAGGCATACGATCTAATAATAAGAAACCAATGACCATTACTCCAACAAGGCCAGCTAATGGTATTCTTCCTTGTAAAGCCTCACCAAGTGAATTAAGAAGTATTCCGGTTGCAAGTGTAACAAATAATTTTTCAATATCTGAAAAGTCCCATCTTCTAAATGCATATAAAAGAATCAATCCAGTTACAAATCCTGTTAAAACGCCCAATATCAATGATATAGGTATACTAGCTATACTCCATACAATGTTAATATTTCCTCCAGTATACATCCCTAAAAATACTGAAAATATTGTAATAGCTACAACATCATCAGCTGATGAACCTGTTAAAAGAATTTCTGGAATACCTTTTTTAGTACCCAATCCTTTATCAATTAGATTAAGCATTCTTGGAACAAGTATTGCTGGTGAAACAGCAGCCAGAATAAATCCTAACATTCCTGATTCAATAAATGATATTCCAAGGAAATAATGACCTACAATCATAACTAGTAATCCTTCAAAGACTGATGGAATACAGCTCATCTCAACTGCAACCCTTCCAACTTTACGAAGAGAATCTCGGCTAAGTCCCAAACCTGCTCTAATCAATAGAATTACCATTGCCATTGTGGCAATTTCTTGTGTTAATCCCATAAATTCAATGTTTAATATGTTTGTTGCATATGGGCCAAGTAAAATACCTATTAGTAAGAATCCTAAAAAGGCAGGTACACCTAATTTACTGAAACATTTTATACATAAAACTCCAAGCAACATTACAATTGCTAAACTTAATATTATTTGTTCCACTTAAACATACCTCATACTCATTATTTTTGAAACATTCATTATAATTATAAAATTTCTTATATATATTGTTTTATTTATGATATTTTTGTTTTATCTATAATACTTCATTAAATTTTATAATTATTATTAAGCATTGAATATTTTAATGAAATGTTCTAGATTTTCTTTAAAATATTTTATATTTTAATATAAATATAATA includes these proteins:
- a CDS encoding cation:proton antiporter domain-containing protein, with product MEQIILSLAIVMLLGVLCIKCFSKLGVPAFLGFLLIGILLGPYATNILNIEFMGLTQEIATMAMVILLIRAGLGLSRDSLRKVGRVAVEMSCIPSVFEGLLVMIVGHYFLGISFIESGMLGFILAAVSPAILVPRMLNLIDKGLGTKKGIPEILLTGSSADDVVAITIFSVFLGMYTGGNINIVWSIASIPISLILGVLTGFVTGLILLYAFRRWDFSDIEKLFVTLATGILLNSLGEALQGRIPLAGLVGVMVIGFLLLDRMPKVALGLSNRYSNLWIVAEIVIFVLLGAQLELPLLIETPEGLFAPVIIVGIFVICMGLIARFGGVFMALAGSGLNNKEKIFCMTSYIPKANVQATIGAVPLAAGVASGELILAISAISIIFTAPLGALLIDFFNDKLLTKDEDLDNSKSIEVPTN